A stretch of DNA from Yoonia sp. BS5-3:
CCAAAAGGCTTGGGGCGCGGGTGGTTGATGTCCCGGTCAAGGGCTACGGAGCCGCGCTTGGGGCAGGCATTGCCGCCGCCAAAGGCAAGTTCGTCATCATGGGTGACAGCGACGATTCGTACGATTTTTCGAACCTTGATCCCTTTGTTGAAGAGCTCCGCAAAGGGGCTGATCTGGTGATGGGCAACCGTTTCCGGGGCGGGATCGAAAAAGACGCCATGCCGCCGCTGCACCGCTATTTGGGCAACCCCGTTCTGTCAGCAGTCGGGCGGGTCTTTTACCGGACGCCTGTGGGCGATTTCCATTGCGGGCTGCGCGGTTTCTCGCGCGAGGCTATTTTGGGGCTGCACCTAAACACACCTGGGATGGAATTTGCCTCAGAAATGGTGATCCGGGCGACGTTATTCGGGCTGGATATCCGCGAAGTGCCAACAACCCTGAAACCGGACGGGCGGTCACGGCCACCGCATCTGCGCAGCTGGCGCGATGGGTGGCTGCATCTGAAACTGCTTTTGACCTTCGCGCCGTACTGGCTGTTCTATTATCCGGGGCTGATCATGTTCTGGACCGGGCTGATCAGCTTTTGCGCGCTGATGATGGGGCCTGTGGTGATCGGCGGTGTGACCTTTGATGTCGGGACAATGATCTTGTCGAGTGCGCTTTTGCTGACCGGGTTCCAGATGGTCTGCTTTTACGCGCTATCACGGATTTTTGCGGTCCGGTTCAATCTTCTGCCGACCTCTGACAGGTTTGAACGGCTGCGCAAAAAGATCACGGTCGATAACGCCTGCATTGCCGGGGGTATCCTGCTGTTTATCGCATTTATCGCAACCTTGTCGGGGATCTTCAGCTGGGGGGCGACCGGCTTTGGGGATATGGATGCCAGCAGTATCGTGCGCGCCGCCTCTATGGCTGTGGTCAGCGCGTCCCTTGGGTTGCAATTCATCACGACCGGGTTCCTGTCATCGATGCTGCAACAACAGATCAGACCTGATCCGTCTTAGGGTCAGGACCCTAAGGGTTGCGATGGCATGAACCATGGCCAATAGTCGGGCCATGGACATCCTGAATGACGCCATCACAAACCGGCGCGATGATCTGATTGGGCTGACCCAAGACCTGATCAGGATCCCCACGCTGAACCCGCCCGGGGACTGCTATCGCGAGATTTGCGAATATCTTGAAAGGCGGCTGAAACGCAGCGGCTTTGAAACGCAGCTGATCCGGGCCACCGGCACACCGGGGGACAGTGATAAATATCCTCGCTGGAACATTGTCGCGCGGCGGACTGGCAAAATGGCAGGCGATTGCGTGCATTTCAACAGCCATACGGATGTGGTTGAGGTCGGCAGCGGCTGGACCAAAGACCCGTTTGGCGGGGAACTGGACGACGGCAAGATCTACGGGCGCGGGGCCTGCGACATGAAAGGCGGGCTGGCCGCCTCAATCATCGCGGCAGAGGCCTTTATCGCAACGCACCCGGATTTCAGCGGGGCGATCGAAATATCCGGGACAGCCGACGAAGAATCGGGGGGCTATGGCGGCGTCGCCTATCTGGCCGAGCAGGGTTATTTCGACCCAAAACGGGTCCAACATGTGATCATCCCCGAACCTTTGAACAAAGACCGGGTGTGCCTTGGGCACCGGGGTGGCTGGTGGGCCGAGATCGAAACATTTGGTGAGATCGCCCATGGGTCCATGCCGTTTCTGGGCGATTGCGCGGTGCGGCATATGGGGGCGGTGCTGAACGAATTTGAAGATAAGCTCTTTCCGGCCATGGCAGCACGGACAACGGATATGCCCGTCGTACCCGAGGGGGCGCGGTCTTCGACGATGAACATCAATTCGGTGCATGGCGGCCAACCCGAACAGGACGAAGACTATACCGGCCTGCCGGCGCATTGCGTCCCCGATAGCTGCCGGATCGTGATCGACCGGCGCTTTCTGGCAGAAGAAAATATCGAAGATGTCCGGGGCGAGGTGACAGCCCTGCTCGACGGTCTCAAGGCCGAACGGGCCAAGTTCAACTACGACTTGCGCGAAATTAACCTGGTGCTGCCCAGCATGACAGACCGGGACGCGCCCGTGGTGCAAACCATCGCCGCGCAGATTGAGTCTGTCCTGGGCAAACCCGCCGAATTCGTCGCCTCACCCGGGACGTATGACCAAAAACACATCGACCGGATCGGCAAGCTGAAAAACTGCATTGCCTATGGGCCAGGGATTTTAGAACTGGCGCATAAACCCGACGAATATGTCGGGGTTGAAGACATGTTGGACAGCGCCAAGGTGATGGCTGGTGGGCTAAGGGATATTTTGTTGCCCTAGGACGATCCAGCTTTCAACGCAACGTAGGGTGGGTAAAACCCACGCGTCTCAACGCTGCCGCGCGAAACATGCGATCCCGTCCAATTTGCAAAAGCTGCGCCCTTACTGGACCTCGGCGATCGTTGTGGATGACAGGCGGTCAATCAGGCTTTGCTCAATTTCATCCATCACAGACTTCACCCTGCGGTGCAGCCGGTGTTCAACGGCGCAGGTTGGGACGTCTTCATCGGCGCGGCCAGCCACAAGCTGTTCGTCAAGCGCCAGATAGACATCCGCCAGCGTAATATCTTTCGGAGAACGGGCCAGGCGCCAGCCGCCCGCATGCCCCTTTTCCGAAATCAAAAGCCCCGCATTGCGCAATTTTCCCAAGACCCGGCGCACAACAACGGGGTTGGTGCCCGCATGATCAGCGATGTCGCTTGAGGTCCGCAGCTCGCCGGGGTTTCCTGCCATGTGACCAAGCGTATGCAAGGCCAGTGACAAGCGCGAATTTCGTTTCATAGGCGCTCTTCCTTCATCACAATGCAACTTGTAACTGCAACTGTTGCATTTATCTAGTAACTACGTATGTTACGTCTCTTGAGTAACACCGGTTGGGGTCAAACATGTCGGATCAGCGTCTTCTTGTCACTGTTCTTTCCGGCTTACGTGGCAGCATAACAGCGACCTTTGCACCTGAGCGGCCGCACAATCCGGAGGATACGAGATGAGCGGAAATCTCGGGGCCACATCATTGCGGCGCAAACGGCGCGCGTCCGATCCGATGCGCAGCTATGATGCTTTGCCAACACCGTTGCGGCATTGGCTGGCCAATGCAGCGCTGCCCTGGTCGCCAAGTTCGGCACGCAAGCTTTGGAAACAGGCACAGGCGCGCGGGCTCAGCACCGAAGACGCCCTTTCGCTTTTATCCCAGGCCGAGGCCAAGACACTCGCCCGCGACACCCAAACAAAACCAAATACGATCCATCCAAACCACTAAAGGACCCTTTATGTCACGCTTCATTCGTTTGGCAGCGACTGCTTCCATCCTGCTTTGTGCTGCTCTGCCGGCGGCCGCACAGGACGATACCCTGACGATCGCTGTCACTTTCGGCCCAAATGCCGAGATCCCAGACCCACGCGTTGGGTATAATGGCTGGATGTCCAACCAAACCGGCGTCACCGAAACGCTGATGGGAATTGACTACGATCTGAACCTCTATCCGCGTT
This window harbors:
- a CDS encoding DUF6525 family protein codes for the protein MSGNLGATSLRRKRRASDPMRSYDALPTPLRHWLANAALPWSPSSARKLWKQAQARGLSTEDALSLLSQAEAKTLARDTQTKPNTIHPNH
- a CDS encoding Rrf2 family transcriptional regulator, encoding MKRNSRLSLALHTLGHMAGNPGELRTSSDIADHAGTNPVVVRRVLGKLRNAGLLISEKGHAGGWRLARSPKDITLADVYLALDEQLVAGRADEDVPTCAVEHRLHRRVKSVMDEIEQSLIDRLSSTTIAEVQ
- a CDS encoding glycosyltransferase family 2 protein, whose translation is MTELTILMPCLNEAETLETCIVKAMDYLKRSDVDGEVLIADNGSTDGSQDIAKRLGARVVDVPVKGYGAALGAGIAAAKGKFVIMGDSDDSYDFSNLDPFVEELRKGADLVMGNRFRGGIEKDAMPPLHRYLGNPVLSAVGRVFYRTPVGDFHCGLRGFSREAILGLHLNTPGMEFASEMVIRATLFGLDIREVPTTLKPDGRSRPPHLRSWRDGWLHLKLLLTFAPYWLFYYPGLIMFWTGLISFCALMMGPVVIGGVTFDVGTMILSSALLLTGFQMVCFYALSRIFAVRFNLLPTSDRFERLRKKITVDNACIAGGILLFIAFIATLSGIFSWGATGFGDMDASSIVRAASMAVVSASLGLQFITTGFLSSMLQQQIRPDPS
- a CDS encoding acetylornithine deacetylase/succinyl-diaminopimelate desuccinylase family protein, which encodes MANSRAMDILNDAITNRRDDLIGLTQDLIRIPTLNPPGDCYREICEYLERRLKRSGFETQLIRATGTPGDSDKYPRWNIVARRTGKMAGDCVHFNSHTDVVEVGSGWTKDPFGGELDDGKIYGRGACDMKGGLAASIIAAEAFIATHPDFSGAIEISGTADEESGGYGGVAYLAEQGYFDPKRVQHVIIPEPLNKDRVCLGHRGGWWAEIETFGEIAHGSMPFLGDCAVRHMGAVLNEFEDKLFPAMAARTTDMPVVPEGARSSTMNINSVHGGQPEQDEDYTGLPAHCVPDSCRIVIDRRFLAEENIEDVRGEVTALLDGLKAERAKFNYDLREINLVLPSMTDRDAPVVQTIAAQIESVLGKPAEFVASPGTYDQKHIDRIGKLKNCIAYGPGILELAHKPDEYVGVEDMLDSAKVMAGGLRDILLP